A DNA window from Hoplias malabaricus isolate fHopMal1 chromosome 5, fHopMal1.hap1, whole genome shotgun sequence contains the following coding sequences:
- the si:ch211-236d3.4 gene encoding actin-associated protein FAM107A isoform X1, giving the protein MPDCLGCGLHSPPCHKRKKGFDFILPLGSSAVSTSTACQKFGDLSLASFYKMFLIPKAYDLEQQSARRGKQMNGVASAYADIQWEQPHQPDGPRRDPLRYPHRDILPVASYAPQPDYMEGDDDLIKPKKLINPVKSSKSHQELHRELLMNHKRGVENKPELQRVLEQRKREQMIKQRKQEEEARRKISPLEQELQKRHKKLEELEKEQERQEECSRSAPEFIKVKENLRRTSFTSSDEKEV; this is encoded by the exons ATGCCAGATTGCCTTGGCTGTGGCCTACATTCTCCACCTTGCCATAAAAGAAAGAAGGGCTTTGATTTCATCCTGCCGCTGGGGTCAAGTGCTGTTTCCACATCCACTGCctgtcaaaagtttggggactTGTCTTTAGCCTCATTTTACAAGATGTTTTTGATACCA aAGGCGTATGACCTGGAGCAGCAGAGTGCGAGAAGAGGAAAACAGATGAATGGTGTGG CCTCGGCTTATGCAGATATCCAGTGGGAACAGCCTCATCAGCCTGATGGACCACGGCGAGATCCGCTGCGTTACCCCCACCGGGACATCCTCCCCGTGGCCAGCTACGCCCCTCAGCCGGATTATATGGAAGGGGACGATGATCTCATCAAGCCCAAAAAGCTGATTAATCCAGTTAAATCTTCTAAAAGCCACCAGGAGCTGCACCGGGAGCTGCTCATGAACCATAAACG TGGCGTGGAGAACAAGCCAGAGCTCCAGCGTGTGTTGGAGCAGAGGAAGAGGGAGCAGATGATTAAACAGAGGAAACAGGAAGAGGAAGCCAGGAGGAAGATCTCCCCACTGGAGCAGGAGCTCCAAAAGAGGCACAAAAAACTAGAGGAG CTGGAGAAAGAACAGGAACGACAGGAGGAATGTTCTCGCAGCGCTCCAGAGTTCATCAAAGTCAAAGAGAACCTGAGGAGGACTTCGTTCACAAGTTCCGACGAGAAGGAGGTTTAA
- the si:ch211-236d3.4 gene encoding protein FAM107B isoform X2, translated as MEHRIGHGVYPESPPSRPRDILVKSASAYADIQWEQPHQPDGPRRDPLRYPHRDILPVASYAPQPDYMEGDDDLIKPKKLINPVKSSKSHQELHRELLMNHKRGVENKPELQRVLEQRKREQMIKQRKQEEEARRKISPLEQELQKRHKKLEELEKEQERQEECSRSAPEFIKVKENLRRTSFTSSDEKEV; from the exons ATGGAGCACAGAATAGGGCACGGTGTGTACCCTGAGAGCCCACCCAGCAGACCCCGAGACATACTGGTCAAATCAG CCTCGGCTTATGCAGATATCCAGTGGGAACAGCCTCATCAGCCTGATGGACCACGGCGAGATCCGCTGCGTTACCCCCACCGGGACATCCTCCCCGTGGCCAGCTACGCCCCTCAGCCGGATTATATGGAAGGGGACGATGATCTCATCAAGCCCAAAAAGCTGATTAATCCAGTTAAATCTTCTAAAAGCCACCAGGAGCTGCACCGGGAGCTGCTCATGAACCATAAACG TGGCGTGGAGAACAAGCCAGAGCTCCAGCGTGTGTTGGAGCAGAGGAAGAGGGAGCAGATGATTAAACAGAGGAAACAGGAAGAGGAAGCCAGGAGGAAGATCTCCCCACTGGAGCAGGAGCTCCAAAAGAGGCACAAAAAACTAGAGGAG CTGGAGAAAGAACAGGAACGACAGGAGGAATGTTCTCGCAGCGCTCCAGAGTTCATCAAAGTCAAAGAGAACCTGAGGAGGACTTCGTTCACAAGTTCCGACGAGAAGGAGGTTTAA
- the si:ch211-236d3.4 gene encoding protein FAM107B isoform X3, with protein MNGVASAYADIQWEQPHQPDGPRRDPLRYPHRDILPVASYAPQPDYMEGDDDLIKPKKLINPVKSSKSHQELHRELLMNHKRGVENKPELQRVLEQRKREQMIKQRKQEEEARRKISPLEQELQKRHKKLEELEKEQERQEECSRSAPEFIKVKENLRRTSFTSSDEKEV; from the exons ATGAATGGTGTGG CCTCGGCTTATGCAGATATCCAGTGGGAACAGCCTCATCAGCCTGATGGACCACGGCGAGATCCGCTGCGTTACCCCCACCGGGACATCCTCCCCGTGGCCAGCTACGCCCCTCAGCCGGATTATATGGAAGGGGACGATGATCTCATCAAGCCCAAAAAGCTGATTAATCCAGTTAAATCTTCTAAAAGCCACCAGGAGCTGCACCGGGAGCTGCTCATGAACCATAAACG TGGCGTGGAGAACAAGCCAGAGCTCCAGCGTGTGTTGGAGCAGAGGAAGAGGGAGCAGATGATTAAACAGAGGAAACAGGAAGAGGAAGCCAGGAGGAAGATCTCCCCACTGGAGCAGGAGCTCCAAAAGAGGCACAAAAAACTAGAGGAG CTGGAGAAAGAACAGGAACGACAGGAGGAATGTTCTCGCAGCGCTCCAGAGTTCATCAAAGTCAAAGAGAACCTGAGGAGGACTTCGTTCACAAGTTCCGACGAGAAGGAGGTTTAA